tatttatattctcttatatttcaattatatgaaACCTCTTTACAATGACTGGTCTGCCTATTTTTACTCCAGAAATTGCAAAaggtatttaaatttcacaatttagcatttatattataagtatttttttcaattataataaataaaacgactTTCAGCTGTTTTAACCGATATTCTGACAGCATTGAATACTCCAGAAAATACTCAAAAACTTACAGAAGCTAAAGAAAATTCTGGAAATGAAATGCTGAAAATGATGCAATTTGTTTTTCCAATTGTTGTTCAAATTGAAATGGATGTTATTAAGAACTATGGTTTTTCAGAAAGTAGAGAaggtagaaaataaaatataaatatattttcatttcaaaatgaatacaatttttattataatttattactatttttatttataggtacagttcaatttgtaaaattacttAGAACTCTAGAAAGAGAAGATCCTGAGGTAGCACAATTACATAGTCAAGTTCGATCGTATTTTCTTCCTCCAGTTCTGAACTCTCATATAAATTGTTCAACTGAAGcttctctttaaaatatactttcaatatacaaatattttaatttgtatttttttcctctttataaaacataaaaattatttattataagctATAATCATAGTACTTAATTCATAACTTCATAAttccaaatttataattccaaATGCATTTaagtttttgcaattttaaagcattttataattattttgatatattattattaaaatttattatataaaaaagataatatataaataatataatatacaagggatcttcaaattaaatatttaatcagaaaaattaaaaatttttacatttatttgaataataataatattaataatgataataatataatctactaaaatatataatttcattcataaatgttcattaaattttctctgCACTTACACCAATTCTAAAAACTAAACAATATTCCATTGTTCGCGTAAAAATGAAGTTTGTACATTATatcacataaataaaattataacataaaaaaataaaatattttcattgatatatatatatatatatattattcattgagtatattgaaaaaaatatttgaaaacatataatattaaaatgtcacATTCAATAAATATGACACAGtactttttctataaaaactgTGAATATaagatcattaatatattttcaattttgaattgatttaaattttattatatttttaacttcattTTTACGCGAACATCTGGAGAAATACGCAATTAACTatacaatttcaatcatataagaatatgttgaaaatgcatattaaaacaaaattaattattaatacaacaaagaataatacaatggaattatttaagcaataaaatttacttaacaGAATTTTAATCGTGCAACTCATATCTAATTTACTTAGAATAAGCAGACAAATACAAGTTCCCCTTTGCCAATCAATAAACGTATGAAAttgttttcatatataaaattgtaaaatgcataaatattcttaaaaaggAAATGCTGaagtttatattaagattaaagcgaagtagtttttttaaaagttattaataaatatatattgattaacaaCTACCATCTTAAAGAaatgattcatattttttttttatggaatcaCAATGATGGTCAtaaacgtgaaaaatattcacaatatataaaataataaactcagCAATTTCCTCAGAAACtaagaaataattagtttctaattttaagttttatttagaatattctaCATATTGAAGGAAAAGATTTGACAGTTGGGGAACAATATGCtaacatatttacaatttttttttatataaatcaaggtACAATTGTAAATCGTTTTGCGTATAAAGAAAGCTAATGCACTTCACATTACCCTTTATTTTCATGTTGGTTCATTAAGTTTGACAGTCGAACGAATAAAGACACCGCGTTAAAGaatttctttaagaaatttctagaatatttatagaaaccaACATaagcattatattttaataagtcttCATGAAACAATAAAACGCATCGATTTAtccatttatagaaaaatgcaTATTAATTACGGCTGTGTTTGGTTTTCTTTAGTGCATGAAGCCTATGCATATATCTTCAATTATCCAAACCAAatgcataaaatttcataaataatttaacttgtacatatatatgtacttcaataatattagaagatataattatatgatataaatattttgcagcTATAAACTCCATAACACAATTGTTTCATCTGCAAGTAATCAAGatgttaaacaataaaaaataatgaattagcAAAGACATATATTATTAGCATTTTTCTTGCAAGATGAGTATTAGTCATAAAAGGCATGCCATGAcaccaatatttttatgaatcacAATCAATGCATGTCACATTAAGCGTAaaacataaattgaaaaaccCTGTTCGATATAATTTACTCCTGCAAATCACGACAGTCTCATAATCTCGTTAGCTATAGAAAAgcatgtacataaatataaaataaaagaaataatcgtgatatcaattaatcaattataatctaCAACATAATGAAAATCTTATTCAATAATCTTCTATTACCAATTCAAAAtacacttaaaaaatatattataaatgaaaaaagttcttataaaatttaattatgcttTGGAAgcgtttaaatattcaaaattgaaatattatttcttttttaattttttatttatcatatattaccttctctttttagataatttttccttcatcgttaatatgtaataaaatataaattatataattataacagaCATTAACATTTTCGTATGAATGTTATCAGTTATAGATTTTCAAttacatgtaaaaataaatgttaatgttTACAAATATAGTTATCTATTGCATTATTTATCATCAGTCCAAAAGAATTAAActagttattatattaatattttaagcttCCTTTTGTCATTGATTAAGAAAGGAAACTAAAatgttcataataaatattttactttgattAGATATCATTTGTtatctatttatcattttttatattcaagtaAAACTATTTCGTAACGAGTGAGAAATTTATACCGTACAGGGTTATCgttaaaaatcttgaatacGTTTTAAACCACAGTGCTCTTGATTTTCGACTGACACATTCAACGATTATCACCAAGCTACGAAAGGAACGGATTCGCTGTAGTAGTTGTATTCGCTGCCCAAGGATCTTGTCGAATCTGATTAATTGTAGGACGAGGTGGCGTTGTTGCCGTCGCAAATGGATTTGCCGAATATGACATTGTTGctgtaaatttttgtttacattaatttacattattttataattatagtgattaatattttatatttcatatcatgtatttaattttttaattgtatatcaatattcatataaacaaatcaaaaatataatttataataataataatattaaaaatttatagataacaatttttgcttttagcatatatatttgttttaacaatacttattaaaacttGACTGAAATCTGatgacaaaaatatgaaaacaaatataaaacatattaaactgtaatcgaagaaaaaaaataaaaatttcatttttacaatatatacaatatcatcacaatttttctaatatgtatattattttttgctgAAAATAACAtccatgtaaaatataatgaataaaatgatttcattatcataattaaaccATGCATTCATGCAGTATTGTTGAAAGTACATCTTGAAAGTACTCACGAATTTATTTCCAATGAAATGCTATTTTATAGAcagaatatattacaaataatataacactctttattttcataagattcataatatattcgattaaaattacaattaacctaattataaaaattttattctcttattaAGCGATGATATATGCATACAATGATATATCTATAGATCTatagatttcaatatttcattttttaaaattacgtctttaaattttatatgatgtatgatatagaattatatttgaaataaatagttACCTGCAGGTGTGGGCGTTGTTGATTTGATCGCAGAAGAACTGACAAGATTATCAAGATTAACAAGAGCAGAATTCTCCCCAAGGAACGATTGTGGTGTTTTTTTAACAGCTCCTGTACTAGTGGGAAGAGTTTCAGCTATGCCTCCCAAATCAAATGGATCTGGTGATAGTGTACTTGCtacaattgatttaaaaatataagacattaacataatttataatatataaatataaataaattataaataaatttaattctaataattcattaataaataccaTTATTTGTAGTTTGCAGACTAGATCCAGGTTTATTTCTGTTAGTAATTACATCGAATTCATCTAAATCGCTTAGTGGACTGGCTACAGAATTGTTTTGATTTCCGATAGGGAAATTGTTAAGACTAGGACCAGTTCCATTGAAGTCATTATTAGTTGTATTGAATGTAGCACTTGAAGTCGTAGGCAAATTAAAACCTATATTTTGCGGCGATTGTGCCGCAAAACCAATATTTTGTGTTAAGGTAGAATTGTTAAAAGATGGAGAAGCAGATGTCATACCATCTCGGCTAGCCTAAAtgaattatgcatatataaataatcataataaaattaatttaaaaaaaataaatatcttacttgttttttatttgtatcaacTTCAGTAGTGATAGCAGTAGCACTAGTAGAAGGTATTGGTGACCATGGATCTGTACTAGGTGAAGTTGTAACTGTTACAGGCGATGAAGGAGGTACTCGCCATGAATCAATTGTAGCagctgaaattaataataaattaattatgaagccactagagaaaataaattgtaaaatcgcTTAGTTTatgatcaaattaatttttttaaacaaattttacttGATCTTTGTGGTACGGGAGTCCATGGGTCTATTGCAGGTGATGTAGTACTTGTTGTAGGAACACTCCATGGATCATTTTGTggctatataataaataaaaatatataaattttatacaaatttcttctacttttaataagtttttatattgtagtttatgaacataatatttaataattatattcaaacataccttatataaataaaattgagataaatCCAAAGACTATTATGTAACATGCAAAAGGTACATAATGCAACATTTATCATGCAATAAgcaaattagaaaaacttaattaaatttaaaataacatactTGAGGTCTGGGTGGAGGTGGTGTTATTGGTATACCCCAAGGATcagtttttacattatatccaCATGCTTCTTCTAAATTTACATCCAGCAAATCTAGCATATGACTTTGTTTCTCAGTTTGAGGTGctctgaaattaatttttttggataaaaacaaaaaatagactatatgataattagaaaaaaattaaaccttatataatttatactaacTTAAAATCTTGTTGACTTTGACTAAGAGCTAATTGTAATCTGACATCATCACTACGTCTTCTTTGTTCTTCTTGTTCTGCTTCTTCTCTTGACATTGCCAAAGCTAATTGTAACTGTAGTTCTTCCTCGCCTACTGTCTGTGGTCTTGCAGCTTCCAATTCAgctaaaaagtatataaattatatatgtatttataattattatattattaaatttatattattaaatataacaacacatgtaaaaattaatattaatagcaaaaaattatgacatataaacatttaaattaaagtatttacTCGTACGTCTAGTAGTAGTTTCAGATCCTAAGCGACATGGTTCCCAATCTTGAAACTAAACagcaaaatattttgcttttaaaaaattttctattattgaattttttgatcttcaaattaatatatacttacatcACTGCTTACAGGTGACATAGTATCTAATCCATCACTACCAAATCCACTAACTGATTGTGCAAATCTTTCTTTTGCTTTCAATGCTCTAGCTCTTTCATTTCGTAATCTTTCATCATCTTTTAATAAGGCCACAAGTTGTTTTGCTTTTTCTCTAACATTAACTCCTTGATCTTTAGATCCTTCCATATActgaaaatctaaataaagaggatttaaaaaatatacatatagtgATAATAGATAtaggatataaatattttatattaaattttaaaacttttaaaaattttaaaaatagtaaaatctaaaatataaaaatatttacctttTAATGTTTGAatggcaaaaatattttctttacattgTTGTGCAACTTTTTCTGTGCCTGTTTTGATGAGATATTCTAGAAGAACTAAGGCTTTGTATACGTGTCGCCAATTTTTGCCATGATCATTTAATCTTTTCCATAACATTTGCATAATCTCAGTGAAAGCCACaacattatatgttaaatcAGCAATTTCTGCCATAAGTGTACTGCTTGGACCCCAAGGATCATTACTAGTGGCTTTACGTACagctttctatatatataataagcattttgttttaatatgtatattatgatagtaataaataactgtctaataacaaattattattttaattacctgAGCATTGCTATAATTATGGGCAAGATTAACAATATCTCGCCTAATACCTGCTAAATTCACTTGCATGACGTCTTGGCCTTGTCTTCTCATCTAAAAGATTTtcactatatattataagcaGGTAGtaacattcatattttttcaataagccCATACTTATTATCATATACATTCACATTTATATCTgctaaatatgatatatattaaaaattttcaatataataaaaatataatataatatatataaattttattatattatattcaaaagtcatttttatattgaattgataataaatatgggTAATTATTTGATACCAAAGCCATGCGACTAAATATgcattagtaaaaaaaaaacagaaaattattttacaatattactcTACTTTTAccaaattaacatattattactACTTTCTACTTGGTTAGTAAGATGAATGAAAGTAGCTGAAGTAAAAGTatgattgatatataaaagtgAAGAAATCCTTCTTAGTGGtgcttttattttagatatattattgcataatttgcaaattatatatgaaacaaaatactataaaataatgcaacatgataaattatattttataagtacatAAAGCTCTAAagcagattaatttttttgagatgtgcctataaatatataattaagatatgtATTTAAGATAAAAGGTTTCAACTAAATctgtatcattttatatatattatatataaatattcatatatattaaataatatttatattatcataatatctttcctaaaaaatagttatcataatttttatcatttataaaactttttaagaaacattaaaaatattttttataataaatttaacattaatgattttttttaaataatttgatgcaATACTGACTTGCATAATGTGCAGAACTtatcattattacataattttgcaaaaaataaaacatgaatgattttaattatgtgcaaaaattgtattactAAACACTATAacttttgtatctttttatatatacaggatgttatatatgtgattatatataacatttttaaattataaaaatatgttaaactttaaataagattatgcATTTTAGGaagttttatcttttatataataatttattttttatttctttttaaggtTGAAAGCAAGTAATCTTTATCAACACcctgtatattattattaatgtagtTTGCAAAACATTTATCTACATTATTTGTTCTTTGaacattttctaataatataattgattagtaAAGTTATAACAATTGTTATTTTGTTAACTGTGGtcagttaataaaatttaccttCTGCATAGCCATTGTTGGCATATGAAATATGGCTCGGGTCGTTGATGAAGCTACTTCTTGTCCACAAATATAGAAAACTCCCAAACACTTTTTGAATCACAACAAAATCCTAGACTATTACAtagtacaataaataaataagaaatatttgttacatttaCCTGTCAATGATGAATAagttcttatttaatatacaaatgataatataattaaattaagaatattttaagtgaatattcaatgatatattaattattatgcaaataaatattgcacaGAATACtgcattctttatttttctaatgcaatatatattaaaaacttataaatctaaattaaaaatatatattacagtttaatatataatactatgttataaattttgttctttacacaaatatcatattcaaaaattgctTATAAACTAAATAGGCACAACTCATATTGgttgatatacaaaatatatttttttttagctttaaatggtttttttttaagttctatatacaggatatatatatatagctgaAGTGTTACAGAAATATTgacaataataacattttactctataaatatttaacattgctattattataataataatataaaagaataataatatatatataataaaagattactttaaaagaaataaatatcttttgaagAGGAAAatgttactatatttataagatactataccatatattaaaatatttcattttataaaaagcaattttatgaaaaaaaaaaaaaatataagagtaAGAATTTATGAACTTACTCAATTCCTTTAAAGACAAAtgcaattatgaaaaaatattactctaaattaatcaaaattaaataaaaacttatatttgcatggttttatatctaaaactttaatattttatttatatctattctttaattattctttaatttactctaaaattttcatttatttattaaattaaatatttattaaattaaataacccatgcttttttgaagaaattagaCTTGCAGTTTTTGTgcaatattagtaatatttattaaattattttgaaaatatgaagtatatattttgttaataatagaaattttctttttatttctttttttttctattttttaataataatttttacaagctttttaataaaagaaatttaaaaagtataaaataaagaagaatattcttatattaaaagaaagaaagaatttaaaccaaactacttaaaaaaaaaaaaataggctGCATgcaataatgaaaagaaataaaattacttacatTGATACAatggaaaattcaaatttttcttcaaaaagcCTTGTTAATAAactgaaaaatgaagaaagtttttatcttcttaaatatcactatattttactttatcattatattttatcttatcattatatatatacaatatagatttctataaagaaaataaaaacaatatgtttaaaaattttatgtaatatcagaatgatttttcaattcaaatttaaaatttaaatataattagttaattatatatattaaaagaattttatattgtatatacttAGGATTATCATTATATGGTTTCTTTAagatagttaatatatattgtgtcTAATAATGACCGTGAAACtattgatttctatttttatcttcataatttgttaataaatttagacaaataataacaaatcttattaaataagaaataaaatacaaaaatacaaaataaaaaaatatgatattacaactaaaatatcattaatataataataacaatttcttataaattaaacttagaCAATTGGCATAATAgctgaatatattattattttttatttaaatgtaaaagatttcttatatgtcatataaaaaaaaactcattaatgtattcttttttatattatttgaaattttaaataaacagatATTGATACACATATGtgtattaatgtataaaaatgataattatatattacacaaatattaaattaaatttttctgatagatttataaatgaaatatgtatacTACAGCtatcttttaaatacaactaatataatagatatacgtACATTGGTTTAGGTGCAAGGCTAATCCATGAAAATGCGTGATATGTCAATTTCGAAACTATCTATACTTTCTCATGCTCG
The sequence above is drawn from the Apis cerana isolate GH-2021 linkage group LG11, AcerK_1.0, whole genome shotgun sequence genome and encodes:
- the LOC107997227 gene encoding epsin-2 isoform X10 gives rise to the protein MPTMAMQKMRRQGQDVMQVNLAGIRRDIVNLAHNYSNAQKAVRKATSNDPWGPSSTLMAEIADLTYNVVAFTEIMQMLWKRLNDHGKNWRHVYKALVLLEYLIKTGTEKVAQQCKENIFAIQTLKDFQYMEGSKDQGVNVREKAKQLVALLKDDERLRNERARALKAKERFAQSVSGFGSDGLDTMSPVSSDFQDWEPCRLGSETTTRRTTELEAARPQTVGEEELQLQLALAMSREEAEQEEQRRRSDDVRLQLALSQSQQDFKAPQTEKQSHMLDLLDVNLEEACGYNVKTDPWGIPITPPPPRPQSLDLSQFYLYKPQNDPWSVPTTSTTSPAIDPWTPVPQRSTATIDSWRVPPSSPVTVTTSPSTDPWSPIPSTSATAITTEVDTNKKQASRDGMTSASPSFNNSTLTQNIGFAAQSPQNIGFNLPTTSSATFNTTNNDFNGTGPSLNNFPIGNQNNSVASPLSDLDEFDVITNRNKPGSSLQTTNNASTLSPDPFDLGGIAETLPTSTGAVKKTPQSFLGENSALVNLDNLVSSSAIKSTTPTPAAFHWK